CATTGACGCAAGAGGCTCTTCCGGTACATCCGGTGTGGCTTTCGGCGGCAGAATAGACGGCGCCATAGTAGCTGGTGATGCCGGCATAGGCGGCGGCGACCTTGTCAACGCAGACGGTACATTTAAAACCAAAGCTGAAATGCAGGCAGCATTTGACAACGCAGGCATATCAGCAAACGACAGAATAATTGTACATTGCTTCTCAGGCTACTCAGCAACTCCTATCTATTTCTTCATTAAAGAAGTAATGGAGTATGAAAATGTTGCTCTTTATGACGGTTCATGGTCTGCATGGTCTGCACACTCTGCTTTCACTCCTGTTGCAGCGACATACATTGACGGCGCTACAACTATACACTGGGACGGATCTCAGTTCGTTCAGACAGTTGCAGACACTGTAGTACCAACAACAGACATCACACAGGGCGGGGTTCTAGAAGCTGATACAAATGCAGGCATGCTAGCTTACGACACCGTAAGACTCTCTAAAGATATACTCTTTAAGGCTGTCTCAGCATGGCAGGATGCGTATGGCAACACAACATTCACTGTTAATACTGAATACACCGGCTCTGGTACAGAACTGGCAACAGAAGACGTTGAATATGTAACTTCTGACGATGTTACAGGTGATGACTCTTCCGGTGACGGTGAAGATGTTGTTGTATCACCCGATACCGGCGGATGTTAAGAAGAATTAACGGAGTAAATCATTATGTTTAGAAATAAAATACTACTGACAGCCCTGCTGATTGTATTATCAGCCTCATCTGCTATGGCTTTTAAGCCTATTGATCTTGGTGACGGGCATTATCTGAAATTTTTCTATGATGCTCAGTTCGGCTATACCGGACGTAATACAGGAAGCGGTGACGAAGGCGAAGATTCCACAAACGAATTCAATTTCCGAAGAAACCGCGTCGGCTTTATCGGCACCTACAACGAAAAGCTCAGCTTTTATGTACAGACCGAATACATCGAAGACAAAAACATCAGTCCTCTCTATGTTGATGTTTCTGATGATGACGACAAAAACTTTTATCTGCTCGACGCACAGATCAGGTACAAAGTTAACGGGAATCTCGATGTTGTACTCGGTAAATTCAAACACTCACTTACAAGAGAAAATCTTGAAGGGTGCTTTAACCCTCTGACCCTCGACCGCTCTCACTTCGTCTATGCTCCTTTTAAAACAAGCAGAGACAAGGGTATCGGTGTCAGGTATGAAGTCGCTGAAGGGCTTCTTCAGTTCAGAGGCGAAATCCAGGAAGGACGCACAGGTGACGAAGGTAACGGTTCTCCTGACCCCGGCTCTAATCTCAGATATACCGGTCGTGTTCATCTCTCTCTGCTGGATAAAGAGAGAGGTTATGGATACAAAGGAACATATTTCGGAAAGAAGAAAATCCTTACAGTCGGTGGCTCTGCACAGTATGAAGCAGACGCTGTTTATGGCGACACAGTGGATAAAACTGACAAAAAGGACTATGTGGCATATT
This window of the Denitrovibrio acetiphilus DSM 12809 genome carries:
- the extI gene encoding selenite/tellurite reduction operon porin ExtI; amino-acid sequence: MFRNKILLTALLIVLSASSAMAFKPIDLGDGHYLKFFYDAQFGYTGRNTGSGDEGEDSTNEFNFRRNRVGFIGTYNEKLSFYVQTEYIEDKNISPLYVDVSDDDDKNFYLLDAQIRYKVNGNLDVVLGKFKHSLTRENLEGCFNPLTLDRSHFVYAPFKTSRDKGIGVRYEVAEGLLQFRGEIQEGRTGDEGNGSPDPGSNLRYTGRVHLSLLDKERGYGYKGTYFGKKKILTVGGSAQYEADAVYGDTVDKTDKKDYVAYSADIFAEYPTDLGTFTASAAYLEIDFDDAYKGANPDSNSYGLNGERKGQYFKAAYMLPQPVGPGLVQIFGRYDNFEFANLNGFYDNEVDFYAGGINYYLNEDKLKITAQYSQVTFEDERGTDTNMQDFSTFELYLQVRF